The sequence CCATAATCTGTAATCCCTACAATAGCATCATCTCCTTCTGCCTTTACCCACATATGCTCCTTTGTATAGTAAAGACCATCAACTATTCTGAACTCTTCTGCTGCCATAACAGCCCTCCTGTTTTATAATTTTGAAATAATATATTAGCACTACTATTATAGATTATGCACGGAGCACAAAAATGACAATAAAAGATAATGTGGAAAAAGTAAAGGATATTGTTAACAAGGCTGCTGAAAAATCAGGAAGAAATCCTGAAGATATTATAATACTCGCAGCATCTAAAACACAGCCTGTTGAAAAGATAATACAGGCGTACAATGCAGGCATCAGATATTTCGGTGAAAACAGAGTACAGGAAGGTATGAAAAAAATAGACCAACTGAAAAATTACACAGACATACACTGGCACCTTATAGGAGGACTCCAGACAAACAAAGCAAAATACGCTGTCAGATACTTTGAGATGATCCATTCTTTAGATAGAAAACAGCTTGCTGACGAGATTGATAAAAGGGCAGGAAAAATAGGGAAAAAACAGGATGTTCTTATAGAGGTAAATGTAGGTGAAGAAGAAAGCAAGTACGGTGTAAAACCTTCTGAACTGAAGGAACTTTTTGAATACTCTCTAAAAAAAGAAAATATAAATATACTGGGACTTATGTGTATTCCTCCATATATTGAAGATAAAGAAAAATCAAGGCCTTACTTTGTTTTGCTCAGAAAATTAAAAGAAAATCTCCAAAAGGAGTTTGGTGTAACACTTCCCCATCTCTCAATGGGAATGTCCCATGATTTTGATGTAGCAGTTGAAGAAGGGGCAACAATTGTCAGAATTGGTACGGCTATATTTGGAGAAAGAGAAGCCCCTTAAGGGGCTGTCAGTTTAACTTTTTCTCAAGTTCTTTTTCTATCAGTTCTGCAGCCTTAATAGGATCAGGCTCAACTATAAACTTCCCACCGAGTATATCCTCTAAATCCCTTGTTAAAAGTCTTGTAAATGCAGGCCCTCCTACTATAGGAGGAATAGGATTGACATAAGTATTAATTCCCATAGAAACAGCAAGAAGGCCGTCTATATATGCATCGTTGTTATAATACTCTGGAGCAGCAGCAATTACAGGAAGTTGAGAAGGATCTACCCCGAGATACTCAGAGAGAGCAATAATCAGATGAATCATCCTTCCTGTATCCAGACACGACCCAAAATTCAAAACAGGAGGTATTCCAAGAACTTTACATACCCCTTTTAAGCCTTCTCCTGCAAATTTATCAATTGCTTCCTTATTTGTAAAACCTTCGGCCTGTGCAAGTGAAGAGGCACAACCTGTTATCAGGACAAGGATATCTTTTTTCAGAAGTTCCTTTACAAACTCATAGGTAAAGGTTCCATGTCCGTTTTTCATAGTTGTACAGCTAACGAGGCCAACAACACCTTTTATAGCTCCTGCCTGTATCGCTTCAAGAAGAGGATCAGGAGTACCACCAAGGATATTTAAAAGACTTTCCACTCCAAAACCGGCAATATAATCAGTTTTTTTGTCAGGAATATGGACAGGGTATGTTTTTCTTCTGTTTTTATAAGCCTCAATAGATTCTAATATCAGCTTTTCTGCCTGCTTCTCAACTATTTCAGGATCATATATCACCGAGCTGTCAACAGGAACATCCCTCAGTCTGACAACAGAAGAAACAGGGATAAGCTTTGTGTGAAGTTTAACCTTCTGTACAAGATCTGCAAGGCCAGGAGCTGCACAGTTTTTGTCCATCAGAAATGCATCTACAGCTCCTGTCGCTGCAACAAACTCCTGAGTCAACCAGTTCCCTACCTGACCATCTAAATACTTTGCCGTTTCCGGTCTCTGGAGCATCTCCTGACCTGTACACAGGCTACCGTAAACCTTAATTCCCTTTGCTCCAGCTTCTTTTGCCATATCTTGAAATCTTTTTTCTTTTGCCATTCTTGCAACGACACTTCCCATCCACGGCACATGACCGTGGACAACTATATTTACATAATCTTTGTCAAGAACACCAATATCTGCATATCCCTTTGTTATATCAGGGGAACCGAATATAATATCTCTTATTATTGTTGTTGCTATATTTGCAAGAAACCCTGCCGAAAGGCCTAACCTCAAGGATGTCAAAGATAGATCCATAAAGTCTGTATCAATATTAGGCATAACTTTTGTGGATGCTTCGTGACTCTCAAATATATATCCCCCAGGAATAATACCCAATCTTTCCCATATCTTAACTCTGCTTTCTGGGGCAAGCTTTCGAATTATATCAAGAGGTTGTGTTGTATCTTTCATAAACTCTTTTTCAAGATAATCTGCTATCCTACCTATTATCTCTCTATCTGTACCGTCAGTTTCTATACCTAATTTCTGTGCAAACCATACCATCTTTTTTCTGTCTTTAACAGTAAATGGTGATTTTCCTTCAGATATAGCTTTTAGGGTTTTTAATGTTGTCTTAAAGTCGTGAGTATATGCAGCACCTCCTTGATTTACAAGCCTTAAAAGATTTCTTGCTGCAAGACCATCAGCATCAATTCCACATTTTCCCTTTGGAGCTCTTCTTTTTATCCTGCATGGACCATCAGGACAGAGCGTACAGCATCTTCCCTGTTCACCGAAGTAACAGATAGCACCCTGCCTTTTTACTCTTTCAAAGAAAGTGTGTTTATAGCCCATAGACCTGAGAAAAGAGTGCATCTCCTTCACAGAATCGTGGGCTGTAACACAGTAATCACAGTTATTGCTCATCTTCTCACCCTGGTAAACCAAAGTGTAAAAACTAACTACACTCTGGGCTGGGGTATTTGTATTCCGCCTTTTTCAGGTGTGGATATCTCCCCAGCTGGCGGTATTTATCCACACCATAGCCCCTGTCCCAAGAAACAGGAACTAACCGTCTTACTATCCTATCCCAATCCCCTTCCACCAACAACGGCTTCAAGGGTGATAAGTCCCTGTTTAAGGACTTACCCAGAACAGGAGTAGTAAGGGCTACCTTTACAACTTGCCACAGTTTATAACTGGCATATTGCCAGCCCCTCATCTGTTCCTTCCATTGGTTGACAGATTGTTGGGTCTGTGGCTCACTGTAAAGGCTTTTAAGGAGTTTTATCTGTTTGTTTATTTCGTTTATCTTTCTCTTTAACGGTTTCTTCTTATATTGGTTGTTCTCTGTTCTTAATCTTTCCTGTGTTTTTTGTTTCTCTTTTGTTAGTTTTTCTATTGCAAAGTTTAAATACTGTTTATCTGTTATCAGTTTTTCATAGTTCTTTGGTAGTTTTTCTTTTAATCCTAATGC comes from Persephonella hydrogeniphila and encodes:
- a CDS encoding YggS family pyridoxal phosphate-dependent enzyme, with translation MTIKDNVEKVKDIVNKAAEKSGRNPEDIIILAASKTQPVEKIIQAYNAGIRYFGENRVQEGMKKIDQLKNYTDIHWHLIGGLQTNKAKYAVRYFEMIHSLDRKQLADEIDKRAGKIGKKQDVLIEVNVGEEESKYGVKPSELKELFEYSLKKENINILGLMCIPPYIEDKEKSRPYFVLLRKLKENLQKEFGVTLPHLSMGMSHDFDVAVEEGATIVRIGTAIFGEREAP
- the cooS gene encoding anaerobic carbon-monoxide dehydrogenase catalytic subunit — encoded protein: MSNNCDYCVTAHDSVKEMHSFLRSMGYKHTFFERVKRQGAICYFGEQGRCCTLCPDGPCRIKRRAPKGKCGIDADGLAARNLLRLVNQGGAAYTHDFKTTLKTLKAISEGKSPFTVKDRKKMVWFAQKLGIETDGTDREIIGRIADYLEKEFMKDTTQPLDIIRKLAPESRVKIWERLGIIPGGYIFESHEASTKVMPNIDTDFMDLSLTSLRLGLSAGFLANIATTIIRDIIFGSPDITKGYADIGVLDKDYVNIVVHGHVPWMGSVVARMAKEKRFQDMAKEAGAKGIKVYGSLCTGQEMLQRPETAKYLDGQVGNWLTQEFVAATGAVDAFLMDKNCAAPGLADLVQKVKLHTKLIPVSSVVRLRDVPVDSSVIYDPEIVEKQAEKLILESIEAYKNRRKTYPVHIPDKKTDYIAGFGVESLLNILGGTPDPLLEAIQAGAIKGVVGLVSCTTMKNGHGTFTYEFVKELLKKDILVLITGCASSLAQAEGFTNKEAIDKFAGEGLKGVCKVLGIPPVLNFGSCLDTGRMIHLIIALSEYLGVDPSQLPVIAAAPEYYNNDAYIDGLLAVSMGINTYVNPIPPIVGGPAFTRLLTRDLEDILGGKFIVEPDPIKAAELIEKELEKKLN